From the Equus przewalskii isolate Varuska chromosome 19, EquPr2, whole genome shotgun sequence genome, one window contains:
- the ZBTB12 gene encoding zinc finger and BTB domain-containing protein 12: MASGVEVLRFQLPGHEAATLRNMNQLRAEERFCDVTIVADSLKFRGHKVILAACSPFLRDQFLLNPSSELQVSLMHSARIVADLLLSCYTGALEFAVRDIVNYLTAASYLQMEHVVEKCRNALSQFIEPKIGLKEDGVSDASLVSSVSATKSLLPPARTPKPAPKPPPPPPLPPPLLRPVKLEYPLDEDLELKAEEEDEDEDEDVSDICIVKVESALEVAHRLKPPGSLGGGLGIGGSVGSHLGELTQSSVPPSTVAPPQGVVKACYSLSEDAEGEGLLLIPGGRASVGATSGLVEAAAVAMAARGAGGSLGAGGSRGPLPGGFSSGNPLKNIKCTKCPEVFQGVEKLVFHMRAQHFIFMCPRCGKQFNHSSNLNRHMNVHRGVKSHSCGICGKCFTQKSTLHDHLNLHSGARPYRCSYCDVRFAHKPAIRRHLKEQHGKTTAENVLEASVAEINVLIR, translated from the coding sequence ATGGCCTCTGGGGTGGAAGTCCTGCGCTTCCAGCTGCCCGGCCACGAGGCCGCTACACTGCGGAACATGAACCAGCTCCGTGCAGAGGAGCGGTTCTGCGACGTGACCATTGTGGCCGACAGCCTCAAGTTCCGCGGCCACAAGGTCATCCTGGCCGCCTGCTCACCGTTCCTGCGGGACCAGTTCCTACTGAACCCCAGCTCTGAGCTGCAGGTTTCACTGATGCACAGTGCACGCATAGTGGCGGACCTGCTCCTCTCCTGCTACACGGGTGCCCTGGAATTCGCCGTCAGGGACATCGTTAACTACCTGACGGCTGCCTCCTACCTGCAGATGGAGCACGTGGTGGAGAAATGCCGGAATGCCCTCAGCCAGTTCATTGAGCCCAAAATAGGCCTCAAAGAGGATGGGGTCAGCGATGCTAGCCTTGTGAGCAGTGTCAGTGCCACCaaatccctccttcctcctgccaggACCCCAAAGCCAGCCCccaagcccccacccccaccccctctaccccctcccctccttcgGCCTGTGAAGCTGGAGTACCCGCTGGATGAGGACCTGGAGCTGAAGGCcgaggaagaggatgaggatgaggatgaggacgTGTCTGATATCTGCATCGTCAAGGTGGAGTCGGCCCTGGAGGTGGCACACAGGCTCAAACCTCCTGGAAGCCTGGGAGGTGGGCTGGGCATTGGAGGCTCTGTGGGCAGCCACCTTGGGGAGCTGACCCAGAGCAGCGTGCCCCCCAGCACTGTGGCCCCACCGCAGGGTGTGGTGAAAGCCTGCTACAGCCTGTCCGAGGACGCGGAAGGGGAGGGCCTGCTGTTGATCCCCGGAGGCCGGGCCAGTGTGGGGGCCACCTCGGGCCTGGTGGAGGCAGCAGCGGTGGCCATGGCtgcccggggggcggggggcagcctgggggctggggggagccgGGGACCCCTGCCCGGGGGCTTCTCCAGTGGAAACCCCCTAAAGAACATCAAGTGCACCAAGTGCCCAGAAGTGTTCCAGGGCGTGGAGAAGCTGGTCTTCCACATGCGGGCACAGCACTTCATCTTCATGTGCCCCCGCTGCGGCAAGCAGTTCAACCACAGCAGCAACCTCAACCGCCACATGAACGTGCACCGCGGCGTCAAGTCGCACTCGTGTGGCATCTGCGGCAAGTGCTTCACGCAGAAGTCCACGCTGCACGACCACCTCAACCTCCACTCGGGAGCGAGGCCCTATCGCTGCTCCTACTGCGACGTGCGCTTCGCCCACAAGCCTGCCATTAGGCGGCACCTCAAGGAGCAGCACGGCAAGACCACGGCTGAGAACGTGCTAGAGGCCAGCGTGGCTGAGATCAACGTCCTCATCCGCTAG